A region of the Sinorhizobium arboris LMG 14919 genome:
TCGAGGTCGATGTCTTCCCGAATGGCCCGGAGCACGAATGCCTGCTCGCGGTCGCACAGCTCCTGGTGCCCGGGCTCGCCTTCCATCACCAGGTCCTCGTCGGGTTTCAGGAACCGGCCGTCCGGGCCCGTCGCGGCACTGTGCACGCGGATGACGGAGGTTTTCGTGTGCACGTCGATGTCGTCGGACTTGGCGTTCTGGTCCATGACGATCGATACGGAGCCGTTCGGAGACATCACGTCCTTTACGAAGAAAGCGGTCTCGGAGATCATCGGCCCCCAGCCTGCCTCGTACCAGCCCACCGATCCGTCGTCGAAGATCACCTGCAGATGCCCGTAATTGTACATGTCGGCGGCGATCTCGTTCGAGAGCCTCAGACCCATGCCCCGCACCTCGACGGGTTTTGCGTCGGTGATCTGGCACATGACGTCGACATAGTGCACGCCGCAATCGACAATCGGCGGCGTCGTCCGCATCAGCGACTTGTGTGTCGCCCAGGTCGGTCCGCTCGACTGCTGGTTCAGGTTCATGCGGAAGACATAGGGCCCGCCGAGCCTGCGCGCTTCGGCGATCAAACGCATCCAGGACGGATGGTGGCGCAGGATGTAGCCGACGATCAGCTTGCGGTCATTGGCCCGGGCGCAGGCGACGACGCGCTCGGCATCGGCGACCGTCGTTGACAGCGGCTTTTCGACGAAGACGTGGGCGCCAGCCTCCATGGCCATCACGGCATAGTCCGCATGCGTATCCGAATAGGTGCTGATAGAGCACAGCTCGGGTTTCAGCGCGGCGAGCGCCTCCGGGAACGAAGGCCGGATCTCGTATCCTGCAAGGGCCTCGGGCAGCGCCACCGTCGAGCGGTTGACCAGCCCGGCGATTTCGAAGCCGGGGTTATGATGATAGGCGAGCGCGTGGCTCCGGCCCATATTGCCGAGTCCGGCGCAAAGCACGCGGATCGGGGGTGCGGTTGAATTCACTTGACTGCTCCTGCCGTGATGCCGCGGATCAGCTGCCGCGAGAAGATGACGTAGAGGACGAGAACCGGGAAGATCGCCAGCGAAAGCGCCGACAGTACCGCGTTCCAGTTGGTGACGAACTGACCGATGAATATCTGCGAGCCGAGCGTGACGGTCTTGGTCGCTTCGGCCGGCGCGAGAATCAGCGGGAACCACAGATCGTTCCAGATGGGGATCATGGTGAAGACGGCGACCGTCGCCATGGCCGGGCGGATGAGCGGCAGTACCAGACGCAGGAAAATTGCATATTCAGAGAGGCCGTCGATGCGCCCGGCATTCTTCAGGTCGTCAGACACGGTGCGCATGAACTCGGACAGGATGAACACCGCGAGCGGAAGCCCTTGCGCCGTATAGACCAGGATCAGCGCGGTCAGCGTATTGACGAGGTTCGTCGCCACCATGCCCTGCAGGATCGCCACCGTTCCGAGCCGGATCGGGATCATGATCCCAAGCGCCAGATAGAGCCCCATCAGCGTATTGCCGCGGAAGCGGTATTCGGAAAGCGCGAAGGCGGCCATGGCGCCGAAGAGCAGAACGAGCGCGATCGAGACGACGGTGACGATGATGCTGTTCTGGAAATAGCCGACGAAGTCACCCTGCTTCAGCACCGTCTCGTAGCCGACAAGGCTGAATGTCTCTGGCGTCGGGATCGCCAGGGGCTCGCGAAAGATCGCATTGCGGCTCTTGAACGAGTTGACGATCGTCAGGAACACGGGAAAGAGCGCGACGAGCGTATAGGCGATCAGTGCCGTATGAACGGCGCCGATGCGGAAGAGGGAGGCGCGTGCTTTCGACATATTCTATCCTCCCTAGAACTGGTAGCGGCGCATGCGGCGCTGGATGCCGAAGAGATAGAGCGCGACACCGGCGAGAATGATCAGGAACATGATCGCCGCGATCGTCGCGCCCATCGAACGGTCGCCGAGCTGAAGCTGGAAGCCGAAGAAGGTGCGATAGAGCAGGGTGCCCAGAATGTCGGTCGACTTGTCCGGCCCGGCCAGCGCGCCCTGCACCGTATAGATCAGGTCGAAGGCGTTGAAATTGCCGACGAAGGTGAGGATCGAGACGATGCCGATGGCGGGCAGGATCAGCGGGAGCTTGATTTTCCAGAACTGGCTCCAGCCGGTTACGCCGTCGAGTTCCGCCGCCTCGGTCACCTCGTCGGGAATATTGAGCAGCGCCGCATAGATCAGCATCATCGGGATGCCGATATATTGCCAGACGGAAATCAGCGAAACGGCGACAAGGGCGGTGTCGGGTTTGCCGAGCCAGGGCGCGAACAGCCATTTCAGGCCGACGGTGTCCAGAAGAAACGGCGCGACGCCCCAGATCGGCGACAGGATCAGTTTCCAGATGAAGCCGACGATGACGAAGGAGAGCAGCGTCGGCAGGAAAATCGCCGTGCGATAGAAGGCGCCGAAGCGCAGCCTGGGAACCGACAGCATGGCGGCGAGCGCGATGCCGATCGGGTTCTGCACGGCCATGTGGATCAGGAAGAAGACGAAATTGTTCCTGAGTGCGTTCCAGAAATCCGCCGCCCAGCGCGGATCGCCGAAGAGAACCTTGAAGTTGCCGAAACCGACGAAGGTGAATTGTCCATCGACCGTATTGTAGAAGGACTGACGCAGCGTCTCGAACAGCGGAAGGATCATTACCGCCGTGTAGACGACGAGCGCCGGCAGCAGGAAGACGAGGATGTGCCAGCGCCGCGGGCGCTTGATTTCGCTGACGTCCGTAATGATTTCACGTGGGTTCATCGGCCTCTGGCCCGTTCTCAAACCGGCTGGCCGTCAGGGCGCAGCCTCGATTTCGCTCGAAATGCGGTGCAGTTTCCTGCCGTGCATCGCGCTTCCGCCAGGCGTCCTGGGTTCGCGGAGGGCCGGCCGGCCGCTTCTATCCGCCGGTTACAGGCGCGGCGCCGATACCCGAGCGCCATCCGTGATGCGGCCTGCACGAGATACCGCCTGCACACGGCGGGGGAGGGTGCGCAGGCAGCGTCTGCGCACCCCGTTTGGCCCTACTTGACCGGCTTGAACCAGCTGTCGAGACCATCCTGGAGCTTCTTGGCTGCCACTTCCGGCGTGTCCGTGCCGTTGATGACGTTGGCCGATTCGACCCAGGTCTCGTTTTCGAGGTTCGGTGTACCGCGCGACAGGATCTGATAGGTCGAGCGGATCGTCGACTTGCACTTCTCACGCCAGGAGACGAATTCCTGGGCCAGCGGATCGGTCATCTTCACCGGCGTCGAGTTCAGGTTGAAGAAGCCGGGAAGCGCGTTGGCATAGATTTCCGCGAATTCCGGAGAGGCGACCCAGGTGAGGAAGGTCTTGGCGGCGTCCGCATTCTGGCTCTTGGCATTGAGTCCGATACCGATGTCATTGTGGTCGGAGATGTAGCAGGTGTCGCCCGCATTCTT
Encoded here:
- a CDS encoding carbohydrate ABC transporter permease, whose protein sequence is MNPREIITDVSEIKRPRRWHILVFLLPALVVYTAVMILPLFETLRQSFYNTVDGQFTFVGFGNFKVLFGDPRWAADFWNALRNNFVFFLIHMAVQNPIGIALAAMLSVPRLRFGAFYRTAIFLPTLLSFVIVGFIWKLILSPIWGVAPFLLDTVGLKWLFAPWLGKPDTALVAVSLISVWQYIGIPMMLIYAALLNIPDEVTEAAELDGVTGWSQFWKIKLPLILPAIGIVSILTFVGNFNAFDLIYTVQGALAGPDKSTDILGTLLYRTFFGFQLQLGDRSMGATIAAIMFLIILAGVALYLFGIQRRMRRYQF
- a CDS encoding Gfo/Idh/MocA family protein codes for the protein MNSTAPPIRVLCAGLGNMGRSHALAYHHNPGFEIAGLVNRSTVALPEALAGYEIRPSFPEALAALKPELCSISTYSDTHADYAVMAMEAGAHVFVEKPLSTTVADAERVVACARANDRKLIVGYILRHHPSWMRLIAEARRLGGPYVFRMNLNQQSSGPTWATHKSLMRTTPPIVDCGVHYVDVMCQITDAKPVEVRGMGLRLSNEIAADMYNYGHLQVIFDDGSVGWYEAGWGPMISETAFFVKDVMSPNGSVSIVMDQNAKSDDIDVHTKTSVIRVHSAATGPDGRFLKPDEDLVMEGEPGHQELCDREQAFVLRAIREDIDLDRHMDDAVQSLKICLAADESVHTGRPVKL
- a CDS encoding carbohydrate ABC transporter permease yields the protein MSKARASLFRIGAVHTALIAYTLVALFPVFLTIVNSFKSRNAIFREPLAIPTPETFSLVGYETVLKQGDFVGYFQNSIIVTVVSIALVLLFGAMAAFALSEYRFRGNTLMGLYLALGIMIPIRLGTVAILQGMVATNLVNTLTALILVYTAQGLPLAVFILSEFMRTVSDDLKNAGRIDGLSEYAIFLRLVLPLIRPAMATVAVFTMIPIWNDLWFPLILAPAEATKTVTLGSQIFIGQFVTNWNAVLSALSLAIFPVLVLYVIFSRQLIRGITAGAVK